A DNA window from Pseudarthrobacter sp. W1I19 contains the following coding sequences:
- a CDS encoding shikimate dehydrogenase gives MSNRTESYLVGLVGDGVMPSLTPPMHEREGDVQGLRYLYRPIDLLELGLPGESVGQLLQSARSLGFNGLNITHPCKQLVLQHLDEVSPDALRLGAVNTVVIEDGRFVGHNTDFSGFAAALAAGLPGAKLDRVVQLGAGGAGSAVAYALLTAGVRHLDLVDMDAARGAARAAELAGFFPDSTVAARTTAELPQLMPLANGLAHCTPVGMAAHPGLPLDLDLLESRHWVADIVYRPIDTELVRGARAKGCEVLDGGRMAVGQAADSFRIFTGLEADPDRMRSHFLELVAAEEVAA, from the coding sequence ATGAGCAATCGAACTGAGTCCTACCTGGTGGGACTGGTCGGCGATGGCGTGATGCCATCACTCACCCCGCCCATGCACGAACGCGAAGGGGACGTGCAGGGCCTGCGCTACCTGTACCGGCCCATCGACCTGTTGGAGCTCGGCCTTCCCGGCGAATCCGTGGGCCAGCTGCTCCAGAGCGCCCGCAGCCTTGGCTTCAACGGCCTGAACATCACCCACCCCTGCAAGCAGCTGGTCCTGCAGCACCTGGATGAGGTGTCGCCGGACGCCCTGCGGCTGGGTGCGGTCAACACCGTGGTGATCGAGGACGGCCGGTTCGTCGGCCATAACACCGACTTCTCCGGCTTCGCCGCAGCCCTCGCCGCCGGACTTCCCGGCGCGAAGCTGGACCGCGTGGTGCAGCTGGGTGCCGGTGGCGCCGGCTCGGCTGTCGCCTACGCCCTGCTCACCGCCGGGGTCCGCCACCTGGACCTGGTGGACATGGACGCCGCCCGTGGCGCTGCCCGGGCCGCCGAGCTGGCCGGGTTCTTCCCGGACAGCACCGTGGCGGCACGTACGACGGCGGAGCTGCCGCAGCTGATGCCCCTTGCCAACGGCCTGGCGCACTGCACTCCCGTGGGCATGGCCGCCCACCCGGGGCTCCCGCTGGACCTGGACCTGCTCGAGTCCCGCCACTGGGTGGCGGACATCGTGTACCGCCCCATCGACACCGAGCTGGTCCGGGGCGCCCGGGCCAAGGGCTGCGAGGTTCTTGACGGCGGCCGGATGGCAGTGGGCCAGGCCGCCGACTCCTTCCGCATCTTCACGGGCCTGGAAGCGGACCCGGACCGGATGCGCAGCCACTTCCTGGAGCTTGTGGCGGCCGAAGAGGTGGCCGCCTGA
- a CDS encoding bifunctional sugar phosphate isomerase/epimerase/4-hydroxyphenylpyruvate dioxygenase family protein: MRTGIATVCLSGTLKEKMQACAIAGFDGIEIFEQDLVTSPLSPEDVRTMAADLGLGLDLYQPFRDFDGVTPDLLKANLRRAEAKFKLMSRLGMDTILVCSNVATATIDNDGLRAEQLSELAGLAGDHGVKVAYEALAWGKYVNDYEHAYRLVEMVDHPNLGTCLDSFHILSRDWDTAPIEKINADKIFFVQVADAPKLSMDVLSWSRHYRVFPGEGQFGLAKFMGHVVRAGYTGPVSLEVFNDVFRQSDLERTAVDAMRSLIWLEEQSAKWLAGNGPEGAAGAAARRRYPMELATLPKVSEPAGFNFAEVKADNTAQLEKLLGQLGFAFEGRHRTKDVQLWTMGQARVIINEQAATHAEPAIAALGFDVDSPVIASARAQQLKAPVVARKVQADEEVFQGISAPDSTEIFLCQGSPDGTAAWTYEFGEGLEHPRQSHNAVIDHVNLAQPWQHFDEAVLFYTSALALEPQPFAEVPSPSGLVRSQVMQTSDGAVRLVLNLAPVQQAPAQQSPAQQAHKTYQEHIAFAVDDLVSAARSARDRGLEFLQIPANYYEDLDARFDLEPGFLATLQELNLLYDRDASGEFLHFYTATVGSVFFEMVERRGAYDGYGAPNAPVRHAVQYDSLHRL, from the coding sequence ATGCGCACCGGAATCGCCACCGTCTGCCTGTCCGGCACGCTCAAGGAAAAGATGCAGGCTTGCGCGATTGCAGGCTTCGACGGCATCGAGATCTTCGAACAGGACCTGGTCACCTCTCCGCTGAGCCCCGAGGACGTGCGGACCATGGCCGCCGACCTCGGCCTGGGATTGGACCTCTACCAGCCGTTCCGGGACTTCGACGGCGTCACCCCGGACCTGCTGAAGGCCAACCTCCGGCGCGCCGAGGCGAAGTTCAAGCTGATGTCCCGGCTGGGCATGGACACCATCCTGGTCTGCTCGAACGTGGCAACAGCCACCATCGACAACGATGGCCTCCGCGCCGAACAGCTCTCCGAACTCGCGGGACTGGCCGGGGACCACGGCGTCAAGGTGGCGTACGAGGCCCTCGCCTGGGGCAAGTACGTCAACGATTACGAGCACGCCTACCGGTTGGTGGAGATGGTGGACCACCCCAACCTCGGTACCTGCCTGGACTCCTTCCACATCCTCTCCCGCGACTGGGACACCGCGCCGATCGAGAAGATCAACGCGGACAAGATCTTCTTTGTCCAGGTGGCGGATGCCCCCAAGCTCTCCATGGACGTCCTGTCCTGGAGCCGGCACTACCGGGTGTTCCCGGGCGAAGGCCAGTTCGGGCTCGCCAAGTTCATGGGCCATGTGGTCCGCGCCGGCTACACCGGCCCGGTGTCACTGGAAGTCTTCAACGACGTCTTCCGCCAGTCCGATCTCGAACGCACCGCCGTGGACGCCATGCGCTCGCTGATCTGGCTGGAGGAGCAGAGCGCCAAATGGCTCGCGGGGAACGGCCCGGAAGGTGCCGCAGGCGCCGCCGCCCGCCGTCGTTACCCCATGGAACTGGCCACACTGCCCAAGGTGAGTGAACCGGCAGGTTTCAACTTTGCCGAGGTCAAGGCGGACAATACCGCGCAGCTGGAGAAGCTCCTGGGGCAGCTCGGCTTCGCCTTCGAGGGCCGGCACCGCACCAAGGACGTCCAGCTGTGGACCATGGGCCAGGCGCGGGTCATCATCAACGAGCAGGCGGCCACGCACGCCGAGCCGGCCATCGCCGCATTGGGGTTCGACGTCGATTCCCCCGTGATTGCCTCTGCCCGGGCACAGCAGCTGAAGGCACCGGTGGTGGCCCGCAAGGTCCAGGCCGACGAGGAAGTGTTCCAGGGCATCTCCGCCCCGGACTCCACCGAAATTTTCCTGTGCCAGGGTAGTCCCGACGGCACTGCGGCGTGGACGTACGAATTCGGTGAGGGGCTTGAACACCCGCGGCAGTCACATAACGCGGTGATTGACCACGTGAACCTGGCCCAGCCGTGGCAGCACTTCGACGAGGCCGTCCTCTTCTACACCAGCGCCCTGGCTCTGGAACCGCAGCCGTTCGCGGAAGTTCCGAGCCCCAGCGGCCTGGTGCGCTCGCAGGTCATGCAGACGTCCGACGGCGCGGTGCGGCTGGTCCTGAACCTGGCCCCCGTCCAGCAAGCACCAGCTCAGCAGTCGCCGGCCCAGCAGGCCCACAAGACCTACCAGGAGCACATCGCTTTCGCGGTGGACGACCTCGTGTCCGCGGCGCGGTCCGCCCGGGACCGCGGCCTCGAGTTCTTGCAGATTCCAGCCAACTACTACGAGGACCTGGACGCCCGCTTCGACCTCGAACCGGGCTTCCTGGCCACCCTCCAGGAGCTCAACCTCTTGTACGACCGGGACGCCAGCGGGGAATTCCTCCATTTCTACACCGCCACCGTGGGCAGTGTGTTTTTCGAAATGGTGGAACGCCGCGGCGCCTACGACGGTTACGGAGCCCCCAACGCTCCCGTCCGCCACGCAGTCCAATACGACTCGCTCCACCGCCTCTGA
- the pcaH gene encoding protocatechuate 3,4-dioxygenase subunit beta has translation MPEDINAELESEELVPPAEPKAAHLPLDRAIETQADLSAEINAIGDAYVRALKDGAPAETQPRLDYPPYRSSILRHPTKSLHHTDPETIELYSPAFGHQDVHALESDLTIQHNGEPQGERIIVAGKVLDGNGRPVAGQLVEIWQANASGRYIHKRDQHPAPIDPNFTGIGRCITGPDGSYRFTTIKPGAYPWKNHLNAWRPAHIHFSLFGTEFTQRIITQMYFPGDQLFPLDPIYQTIVDQDARDRLVANYDHSLTEPEWALGYNWDIVLTGPKRTWTENEALGADSDEE, from the coding sequence GTGCCGGAAGACATCAATGCCGAGCTGGAATCGGAAGAGCTCGTGCCGCCCGCCGAACCGAAGGCAGCCCACCTGCCGCTGGACCGCGCCATCGAAACACAGGCTGACCTCAGTGCTGAGATCAACGCGATCGGCGATGCCTACGTGCGGGCCCTCAAGGACGGGGCTCCTGCCGAGACCCAGCCGCGGCTGGACTACCCGCCGTACCGCAGCAGCATCCTGCGGCACCCCACCAAGAGCCTGCATCACACTGACCCGGAAACCATCGAGCTGTACTCCCCGGCGTTCGGCCACCAGGACGTGCACGCCCTGGAATCGGACCTGACCATCCAGCACAACGGCGAGCCGCAGGGCGAGCGGATCATTGTGGCAGGCAAGGTCCTGGACGGTAACGGCCGCCCGGTGGCAGGCCAGTTGGTGGAGATTTGGCAGGCCAACGCATCCGGCCGCTACATCCATAAGCGCGACCAGCACCCGGCCCCCATCGACCCCAACTTCACGGGCATCGGCCGCTGCATCACCGGCCCGGACGGCTCGTACCGGTTCACCACCATCAAGCCCGGCGCCTACCCGTGGAAGAACCACCTCAATGCCTGGCGCCCGGCGCACATCCACTTCTCGCTGTTCGGCACCGAGTTCACCCAGCGCATCATCACCCAGATGTACTTCCCCGGCGACCAGCTCTTCCCGCTGGACCCCATCTACCAGACCATCGTTGACCAGGACGCCCGGGACCGGCTCGTGGCCAACTACGACCACAGCCTCACCGAACCCGAATGGGCGCTGGGCTACAACTGGGACATCGTCCTGACCGGTCCCAAGCGGACCTGGACGGAAAACGAGGCGCTCGGCGCAGACAGTGACGAGGAGTAG
- the pcaG gene encoding protocatechuate 3,4-dioxygenase subunit alpha, with translation MSTKLVPTPAQTVGPFYGYALPYEKDNELLAPGSPGSIRLQGTVYDGSGQAVVDAILEIWQPDAEGRIVQKTGSLVRDGYTFTGWGRGAVGNSGVYTFTTVNPGPTTPGAAAFISVAIFARGLTNRLFTRIYLPEDTEALANDPLLTSLEPERRKTLIARRDSDGGLTFDIRLQGEGETVFLDFQ, from the coding sequence ATGAGCACCAAACTGGTACCCACCCCCGCCCAGACCGTGGGCCCCTTCTACGGCTACGCCCTGCCGTACGAAAAGGACAACGAACTCCTGGCCCCCGGCTCACCCGGCTCCATCCGCCTGCAGGGCACGGTCTACGACGGATCCGGCCAGGCCGTTGTGGACGCCATCCTGGAAATCTGGCAGCCCGACGCCGAGGGCAGGATCGTCCAGAAGACGGGTTCCCTGGTCCGGGACGGCTACACCTTCACCGGCTGGGGCCGCGGCGCCGTGGGCAACTCCGGCGTCTACACCTTCACCACCGTCAACCCCGGTCCCACCACGCCCGGCGCGGCGGCGTTCATCTCCGTGGCCATCTTTGCCCGCGGCCTGACCAACCGGCTCTTCACCCGGATCTACCTTCCGGAGGACACCGAGGCGCTGGCCAATGATCCGCTGCTCACCTCGCTGGAGCCAGAGCGCCGCAAGACGCTCATCGCCCGGCGTGATTCCGACGGCGGCCTGACCTTTGACATCCGCCTGCAGGGTGAGGGCGAGACAGTCTTCCTGGACTTCCAGTGA
- a CDS encoding lyase family protein: MTDAGLLSPVSASPLVGALTGDRAVLAAILAVESGWAAVLEKAGLAPAGAAAVVASAAEAGRYDPADIARRAQGGGNPVIPLLADLRKHVAALDTGNAGAGKAVHTSLTSQDVLDTALMLLARNTVEALLADLKGTTTALAAMAEQRADTLCVGRSLTQHSLPFTFGLRAAQWFQGVAAAGGYLESLKFPVQFGGAAGTLAASIVLTDGSSTTPFSLADALASQLGLAPAPAPWHTNRLTITSLGHALAAVLDAFGKIAADVLFLSRPEVGELAEPRAAGRGVSSAMPQKQNPVLSVLVRSAALQAPGLAAQLHLAAANFNDERPDGAWHIEWPALRQLLALALGAAGHVRELAEGLQVFPDAMRRNLDLAGPLLLAEGVGAAVAPSLEDKDGLNGKQQLQAVVDQTLQAPPADQPATYRKLLREAVPASVLPDVRLEELLNPASYLGETAEISRRILAAYPDFANSPAHTDANGASRG, encoded by the coding sequence GTGACTGACGCCGGCCTGCTCAGCCCTGTCTCGGCGTCGCCGCTTGTCGGCGCGCTGACAGGGGACCGTGCGGTGCTGGCGGCGATCCTCGCCGTCGAGTCCGGCTGGGCCGCCGTGCTCGAGAAGGCGGGCCTGGCACCTGCCGGTGCGGCCGCCGTCGTCGCTTCCGCAGCTGAAGCGGGCCGCTACGATCCCGCGGACATCGCCCGACGTGCGCAGGGCGGCGGCAACCCCGTCATCCCGCTGCTGGCCGACCTCCGCAAGCACGTGGCAGCGCTGGACACCGGCAACGCGGGGGCCGGGAAGGCCGTGCACACGTCGCTGACCAGCCAGGACGTCCTGGATACCGCACTCATGCTGCTGGCCCGCAACACCGTTGAGGCGCTGCTGGCCGACCTGAAAGGCACCACGACGGCGCTCGCCGCCATGGCGGAGCAGCGTGCGGACACGCTGTGCGTGGGCAGGAGCCTCACTCAGCATTCGCTGCCGTTCACCTTTGGCCTGCGCGCTGCCCAGTGGTTCCAGGGCGTCGCGGCTGCGGGCGGGTACTTGGAAAGCCTGAAGTTCCCTGTCCAGTTCGGCGGCGCGGCCGGCACCCTGGCTGCAAGTATTGTCCTTACCGACGGCTCGTCCACCACGCCTTTCAGCCTGGCTGATGCCCTGGCATCCCAGCTGGGCCTCGCCCCTGCGCCGGCGCCGTGGCACACCAACCGGTTGACCATCACGTCACTGGGCCATGCACTGGCCGCAGTGCTGGATGCGTTCGGCAAGATCGCTGCCGACGTCCTGTTCCTGAGCCGGCCTGAGGTAGGCGAACTGGCGGAGCCGCGCGCCGCAGGCCGGGGCGTTTCCTCGGCCATGCCGCAGAAGCAGAACCCGGTGCTGTCCGTCCTGGTCCGCAGCGCCGCGCTGCAGGCCCCGGGCCTGGCAGCCCAACTGCACCTGGCCGCCGCGAACTTCAACGACGAAAGGCCGGACGGAGCCTGGCATATCGAATGGCCGGCACTTCGGCAGCTGCTGGCCCTGGCCCTCGGCGCCGCCGGCCACGTCCGGGAGCTCGCTGAAGGGCTGCAGGTCTTCCCGGACGCCATGCGCCGCAACCTGGACCTCGCCGGTCCGCTGCTGCTGGCCGAGGGCGTCGGGGCCGCGGTGGCCCCTTCGCTTGAGGACAAGGACGGGCTCAACGGCAAGCAGCAACTGCAGGCCGTGGTGGACCAGACCCTCCAGGCACCGCCGGCGGACCAGCCGGCCACCTACCGCAAGCTGCTCCGCGAAGCCGTCCCGGCGTCGGTCCTTCCGGACGTCCGGCTGGAGGAACTCCTCAACCCGGCCAGCTACCTCGGCGAGACCGCGGAGATCTCACGGCGGATCCTCGCCGCGTACCCGGACTTTGCCAATTCACCTGCCCACACCGATGCGAATGGAGCTTCCCGTGGCTAA
- a CDS encoding alpha/beta fold hydrolase yields the protein MAKPVLKAVLLSPQRPLGEHPLLVVGPSLGTSSILWNRAASLLGTDYDVVAWDLPGHGVSPAATETFDVAALADAVVGLMDSIAPGEAFHYAGVSLGGATGLQLGIKHGERLKSLSVQNSGAKMGTPEGWLERAETVRNQGTPVMIQGSAQRWFAPGFMDREPELSSRLLHALRDADRFSYAFCCEALAAFDVRDELGAIRVPTQVIAGALDGVATPSMAEEVAAGITAGGGTATAVTLEGVAHLAPAEAPAHLAELMRGLLAWAESREAAK from the coding sequence GTGGCTAAACCAGTCCTGAAGGCAGTGCTGTTGTCACCCCAGCGGCCCTTGGGCGAGCACCCCCTGCTGGTGGTGGGCCCGTCCCTGGGCACGTCCTCGATCCTGTGGAACAGGGCCGCCTCGCTGTTGGGGACCGACTACGACGTGGTGGCCTGGGACCTGCCGGGCCATGGTGTCTCGCCCGCGGCGACGGAGACGTTTGACGTGGCTGCGCTGGCGGACGCCGTGGTGGGCCTTATGGATTCCATCGCCCCCGGCGAGGCGTTCCACTATGCGGGGGTCTCCCTGGGCGGCGCCACCGGCCTGCAGCTCGGCATCAAGCACGGGGAGCGGCTCAAGAGCCTCTCCGTCCAGAACAGCGGGGCCAAGATGGGCACCCCTGAGGGTTGGCTGGAGCGCGCCGAAACGGTCCGGAACCAGGGGACGCCGGTGATGATCCAGGGTTCGGCCCAGCGTTGGTTCGCTCCTGGTTTTATGGACCGTGAGCCTGAGCTGAGCAGCAGGCTCCTGCATGCCCTGCGTGACGCCGACCGCTTCAGTTACGCCTTCTGCTGCGAGGCCCTGGCGGCCTTTGATGTGCGCGACGAACTCGGCGCCATCCGCGTCCCCACGCAGGTTATTGCCGGGGCGCTGGATGGCGTGGCCACGCCGTCGATGGCTGAGGAAGTGGCGGCCGGGATCACCGCGGGCGGCGGCACCGCCACCGCCGTCACGCTCGAGGGAGTGGCCCACCTTGCCCCCGCCGAGGCGCCCGCCCACCTGGCGGAGCTGATGCGCGGGCTCCTGGCCTGGGCCGAATCACGGGAGGCGGCCAAGTGA
- the pcaC gene encoding 4-carboxymuconolactone decarboxylase, protein MSGTERHGVVQPGASSQEIYDGGMVVRREVLGDAHVDRANANKDGFTEDFQDMITRIAWGGIWTRPGLTRQMRSAVTITAMVAHGHWEELAMHIRAALTNGLSRDEIKEILLQTAIYCGVPSANTAFKTAQQVFREMDTTP, encoded by the coding sequence GTGAGCGGGACGGAGCGGCACGGCGTGGTCCAGCCCGGCGCCAGCAGCCAGGAGATTTACGACGGCGGCATGGTGGTCCGCCGCGAAGTCCTGGGCGATGCGCACGTGGACCGGGCCAATGCCAACAAGGATGGGTTCACCGAGGACTTCCAGGACATGATCACGCGGATCGCGTGGGGTGGCATCTGGACCCGGCCGGGCCTGACCCGGCAGATGCGGTCCGCCGTGACCATCACGGCGATGGTGGCGCACGGGCACTGGGAAGAGCTGGCGATGCACATCCGCGCGGCCCTTACCAACGGCCTGAGCAGGGACGAGATCAAGGAAATCCTGCTCCAGACCGCCATCTACTGCGGCGTCCCGTCCGCGAACACCGCCTTCAAAACTGCCCAGCAGGTCTTTCGAGAAATGGACACAACCCCATGA
- a CDS encoding thiolase family protein → MNQAFVYDAVRTPFGKFGSGLAGVRPDDLAAHVIRESVKRAPGLDPERIDEVVFGNANGAGEENRNIARMGTLLAGLPVSIPGTTVNRLCGSSLDAAIIASRQINAGDADLVLVGGAESMSRAPWVLPKTEKPYPAGDMTLASTTLGWRLVNKAMPKEWTISLGEATERLREKYGVSRQAQDEFAANSHNLSAAAWDEGFYDNLVAPVPGTDLVRDEGIRPGSTAEKLAALKTVFRSEPEGAEVGGTVTAGNASPLSDGASAAWVGSEAAAGLLGLDPLARIAGRGAHGNDPQYFGFAPVEAANKALAKAGIGWDQVGAVELNEAFAAQSLACINAWRIDPAIVNRHGGAIAMGHPLGASGTRILGTLARSLQASGERWGVAAICIGVGQGLAVVLENVTAGVKG, encoded by the coding sequence ATGAACCAGGCTTTTGTGTACGACGCCGTGCGCACCCCGTTCGGCAAGTTCGGTTCCGGCCTTGCCGGCGTCCGCCCGGACGACCTTGCCGCGCATGTGATCAGGGAGTCCGTGAAGCGCGCCCCCGGGTTGGATCCGGAGCGGATTGATGAGGTGGTGTTCGGCAACGCCAACGGTGCCGGTGAGGAGAACCGGAATATTGCCCGGATGGGAACGCTTTTGGCGGGCCTTCCGGTGTCGATTCCGGGGACCACGGTGAACCGGCTCTGCGGGTCCTCTTTGGACGCTGCAATTATCGCCTCGCGCCAGATCAACGCCGGCGACGCGGACCTGGTCCTCGTCGGTGGGGCCGAGTCGATGTCCCGCGCGCCCTGGGTGTTGCCGAAGACGGAAAAGCCCTACCCGGCAGGGGACATGACGCTGGCCTCGACTACCCTTGGCTGGCGCCTGGTGAACAAGGCGATGCCCAAGGAGTGGACCATCTCCCTGGGCGAGGCCACCGAACGGCTGCGCGAGAAGTACGGGGTGTCTCGGCAGGCGCAGGATGAGTTCGCCGCGAACTCGCATAACCTGTCCGCCGCGGCGTGGGACGAGGGCTTCTACGACAACCTGGTGGCACCGGTGCCGGGAACTGACCTGGTCCGGGACGAGGGCATCCGCCCCGGTTCCACCGCGGAGAAACTCGCGGCCCTGAAGACCGTGTTCCGTTCAGAGCCCGAGGGCGCGGAGGTGGGCGGCACGGTCACCGCCGGCAACGCATCCCCGCTGTCCGACGGCGCCTCCGCAGCCTGGGTGGGATCCGAGGCCGCCGCCGGGCTGCTCGGGCTCGACCCGCTGGCGCGTATTGCCGGGCGCGGTGCGCACGGCAATGATCCGCAGTACTTCGGCTTCGCCCCGGTGGAGGCGGCGAACAAAGCCCTCGCGAAGGCGGGCATCGGCTGGGACCAGGTGGGCGCCGTCGAACTTAACGAAGCGTTCGCCGCGCAGTCGCTGGCCTGCATCAACGCCTGGCGCATCGACCCCGCGATCGTGAACCGGCACGGCGGGGCCATCGCGATGGGCCACCCGCTCGGCGCCTCGGGTACCCGGATCCTGGGCACCCTGGCCCGGTCCCTGCAGGCCTCCGGCGAACGCTGGGGCGTCGCGGCTATCTGCATCGGTGTGGGCCAGGGCCTGGCCGTGGTCCTGGAAAACGTAACTGCTGGTGTGAAGGGCTAA
- a CDS encoding 3-oxoacid CoA-transferase subunit A has product MLNFVDSVQEAVAGIKDGSTVMIGGFGNAGQPFELIDALLECGATGLTVVNNNAGQGDQGLALLIKEGRVKKMICSFPRQSDSWHFDAKYKAGEIELELVPQGNLAERIRAAGAGIGGFFTPTGYGTMLAEGKETRIIDGRGQVFETPIHADVALIKALKADGKGNLVYRKTARNFGPIMAAAAKQTIVQVSEIVPVGGLDPENVVTPGIYVNTVVRVPAVPGSTAGTSEKVA; this is encoded by the coding sequence ATGCTGAATTTTGTTGATTCGGTCCAGGAGGCCGTGGCCGGCATCAAGGACGGCTCCACCGTGATGATCGGCGGCTTCGGCAACGCCGGGCAGCCGTTCGAACTGATCGACGCCCTGCTCGAATGCGGCGCCACCGGCCTGACCGTGGTGAACAACAACGCCGGCCAGGGCGACCAGGGCCTGGCGCTGCTGATCAAGGAGGGCCGGGTGAAGAAGATGATCTGCTCCTTCCCGCGGCAGTCCGATTCCTGGCACTTCGACGCGAAGTACAAGGCCGGCGAGATCGAACTCGAACTGGTCCCGCAGGGCAACCTCGCCGAACGCATCCGCGCTGCCGGGGCCGGGATCGGCGGGTTCTTCACCCCCACCGGGTACGGCACCATGCTGGCCGAGGGCAAGGAAACCCGGATCATCGACGGCCGCGGCCAGGTCTTCGAAACGCCCATCCACGCCGACGTCGCCCTGATCAAGGCCCTGAAGGCCGACGGGAAGGGCAACCTGGTCTACCGCAAGACCGCCCGGAACTTCGGCCCCATCATGGCCGCCGCCGCGAAGCAGACCATCGTCCAGGTCTCCGAAATCGTCCCGGTCGGCGGGCTGGACCCGGAAAACGTGGTGACCCCGGGTATTTACGTCAACACTGTGGTCCGCGTCCCGGCGGTCCCGGGCAGCACCGCCGGCACGAGCGAGAAGGTGGCCTGA
- a CDS encoding 3-oxoacid CoA-transferase subunit B has translation MSIQSNDTSIQTSATPLGRDDLARLVAKDIAPGSFVNLGIGQPTLVSNYLTEEQNITLHTENGMLGMGPAAEGEQIDGDLINAGKIPVTELPGASYFHHADSFAIMRGGHLDICVLGAFQVSATGDLANWHTGAPGAIPAVGGAMDLATGAKDVFVMMTLLTRDGASKIVETCTYPLTGVGCVTRVYTDKAVFLTGPDGVQVRETFGCTLEELQELVSVPLTAAAAGG, from the coding sequence ATGAGCATCCAGTCCAACGACACATCCATCCAGACCTCCGCCACACCCCTGGGCCGGGACGACCTGGCACGCCTCGTGGCCAAGGACATTGCCCCGGGATCGTTCGTGAACCTGGGCATCGGCCAGCCCACCCTGGTCTCCAACTACCTCACCGAGGAACAGAACATCACCCTCCACACGGAGAACGGGATGCTCGGCATGGGACCCGCCGCCGAGGGGGAGCAGATCGACGGGGACCTCATCAACGCCGGCAAGATCCCCGTCACCGAACTCCCGGGTGCGTCCTACTTCCACCACGCCGACTCGTTCGCGATCATGCGCGGCGGGCACTTGGATATCTGCGTGCTGGGCGCGTTCCAGGTCTCTGCCACCGGCGACCTGGCGAACTGGCACACCGGGGCACCCGGGGCGATTCCCGCCGTCGGCGGTGCCATGGACCTCGCCACCGGTGCGAAGGACGTGTTCGTCATGATGACCCTGCTGACCCGCGACGGTGCCTCCAAGATCGTGGAAACCTGCACCTACCCGCTCACCGGCGTCGGCTGCGTCACCCGCGTCTACACCGACAAAGCCGTGTTCCTCACCGGCCCCGACGGAGTCCAGGTCCGCGAAACCTTCGGCTGCACCCTCGAAGAACTCCAGGAACTGGTGTCGGTCCCGCTGACAGCCGCCGCGGCCGGTGGTTGA
- a CDS encoding IclR family transcriptional regulator C-terminal domain-containing protein produces the protein MTDAVRTDTQPAPQASDQYVQSLARGLAVIRAFDTDHPVMTLTEVAARTDLTRATARRFLHTLVELGYVRTDGKTFALTAKVLQLGYAYLSGLSLPQLAQPHLEELSLKLGESTSAAVLDGTDIAYIARVTTRRIMNVGITVGTRFPAYATSMGRVLLAGLPPADLKAYLAAAEIKPLTPRAIGTAKELLAVLDTVRAQGWCLLDQELELGLMSVAAPVYDGPKVVAAGNVSLQAQTVAAQPDPDAYLASVAREIVATAKLVSADLTARG, from the coding sequence ATGACCGACGCAGTCCGTACAGACACCCAACCTGCACCGCAGGCCAGCGACCAATACGTCCAGTCGCTGGCCCGCGGGCTTGCTGTGATCCGTGCGTTTGATACAGACCACCCGGTCATGACCCTCACCGAAGTGGCAGCCCGGACGGACCTGACCCGGGCAACGGCACGGCGGTTCCTGCACACGCTGGTGGAGCTGGGCTACGTGCGGACTGACGGCAAGACCTTCGCACTCACCGCCAAGGTCCTCCAGCTTGGGTACGCCTACCTGTCCGGCTTGTCGCTGCCGCAGCTGGCGCAGCCGCACCTGGAGGAGCTGTCCCTGAAGCTCGGTGAATCAACATCCGCGGCGGTGCTGGACGGGACGGACATCGCCTACATCGCCCGCGTAACCACCCGGCGGATCATGAACGTGGGCATCACCGTGGGCACCCGGTTCCCGGCCTATGCCACGTCCATGGGCAGGGTGCTCCTGGCCGGCCTGCCGCCCGCAGATTTGAAGGCATACCTGGCAGCCGCGGAGATCAAGCCGCTAACACCACGCGCCATCGGAACTGCCAAAGAGCTGCTCGCAGTGCTGGACACCGTCCGCGCCCAGGGCTGGTGCCTGCTGGACCAGGAACTGGAACTGGGTCTGATGTCCGTGGCGGCCCCCGTGTATGACGGCCCAAAGGTAGTGGCTGCCGGCAACGTCTCCCTGCAGGCGCAGACCGTTGCGGCGCAGCCGGACCCGGACGCCTACCTGGCATCGGTGGCCCGGGAAATCGTGGCGACGGCGAAACTCGTCTCCGCGGACCTGACTGCCCGGGGGTAA